The Candidatus Omnitrophota bacterium genome contains a region encoding:
- the metG gene encoding methionine--tRNA ligase, with translation MKKFYVTTAIYYVNAKPHIGHCSESVSADTLARYHRLKGEEVFFLTGTDEHGQKVAKAAAEAGKSPKEFTDSVVKPSLELWKLLSISYDDFIRTTDERHIEVVQAVLTDLYNKGEFYESEYKGWYCGSCEAFYPKNQLDGNTCPECKRPLEEIAETNWFFKLSKYQDWLVKYINEHPEFIKPVSRRNEILSFLSQPLQDLCISRPRSRLEWGIPIPFSKDHVAYVWFDALVNYISGIGYLKDKQKFNKFWPADVHIVGKDIIRFHAVYWPIMLRASGIELPKTVFAHGFWLIGKDAEKMSKSKGNVVDPFELINKYGSDPLRYFLLREVTYGLDGAYSEAALVSRLNTDLANDIGNLLNRTLTMIEKYYGGKVPSPAGTKDAVDDELKALSKDLPGKIDASMAELDFAGTLASIWELINKANKYIEVQAPWTLDKQGKKDRLSDVIYNLAETLRIVTIAVSPFIPASAEKMWGQIGMAAPLSGARFSDMEGWGLTKPDTEIRKGAPLFPRIDTKAK, from the coding sequence ATGAAAAAGTTTTACGTCACCACAGCCATATATTATGTAAATGCGAAACCGCATATAGGCCACTGTTCCGAGAGCGTCTCTGCCGACACGCTGGCGCGCTACCACCGGCTCAAGGGGGAAGAGGTATTCTTCCTGACCGGCACGGATGAGCACGGCCAGAAGGTCGCGAAGGCCGCAGCCGAGGCGGGAAAGTCCCCGAAAGAATTCACCGATTCGGTCGTGAAGCCTTCCCTCGAACTGTGGAAACTCCTCTCCATATCTTACGATGATTTCATAAGGACTACCGACGAGCGCCATATCGAGGTCGTGCAGGCGGTCCTCACCGATCTCTATAATAAGGGCGAATTCTACGAATCCGAATATAAAGGATGGTATTGCGGCTCGTGCGAGGCGTTCTATCCGAAAAACCAGCTCGATGGGAATACCTGCCCCGAGTGCAAGCGCCCGCTCGAGGAGATAGCGGAGACGAACTGGTTCTTCAAGCTCTCGAAATACCAGGACTGGCTCGTTAAATATATTAATGAGCACCCCGAATTCATAAAGCCTGTCTCGCGCCGGAACGAAATATTGAGTTTCCTCAGCCAGCCGCTCCAGGACCTGTGCATCTCGCGCCCGAGATCGCGCCTCGAATGGGGCATACCCATCCCTTTTTCCAAGGACCACGTCGCTTACGTCTGGTTCGACGCCCTCGTAAATTACATATCGGGGATCGGCTACCTTAAGGATAAGCAGAAATTCAACAAATTCTGGCCCGCCGATGTCCATATAGTCGGCAAGGACATAATAAGGTTCCATGCGGTCTACTGGCCTATAATGCTGCGCGCGTCCGGCATAGAGCTGCCGAAGACGGTCTTCGCTCACGGCTTCTGGCTCATAGGCAAGGACGCGGAAAAGATGTCCAAATCGAAAGGCAACGTCGTCGACCCGTTCGAGCTCATAAATAAGTACGGGTCTGACCCGTTAAGGTATTTCCTCCTCAGGGAGGTGACCTACGGCCTCGACGGCGCCTATTCCGAGGCCGCGCTCGTCTCCAGGCTCAATACCGACCTCGCCAATGACATCGGCAACCTCCTTAACAGGACGCTTACGATGATCGAAAAATATTACGGCGGTAAAGTGCCGTCACCCGCAGGTACAAAAGATGCCGTTGACGATGAATTGAAGGCCCTCTCAAAGGACCTGCCGGGGAAGATAGACGCGTCCATGGCCGAATTGGATTTTGCGGGCACTTTGGCTTCGATATGGGAGCTAATAAACAAGGCGAATAAATATATCGAGGTCCAGGCGCCGTGGACGCTCGACAAACAGGGGAAGAAAGACCGCCTCAGTGACGTGATATATAACCTGGCCGAGACGTTGCGTATCGTGACTATAGCCGTTTCGCCGTTCATACCCGCCTCGGCCGAGAAGATGTGGGGACAGATAGGGATGGCCGCGCCGCTTTCCGGGGCGCGCTTTTCCGATATGGAAGGATGGGGCCTTACCAAGCCGGATACGGAAATAAGGAAAGGCGCCCCGCTATTCCCCCGCATCGACACAAAGGCGAAATGA